The Fusobacterium polymorphum genome segment ACATGCATTTTCATCACCAAATACAAAGCTAGCTAAAGATTTTGCAAGTTCTGTCTTACCAACTCCTGTTGGTCCAACAAAAAATAAAGTTCCTTTTGGTTTTTTTTGTTTAGAAGAATGTTGTAAACCTGAAAATCCAGTATATGCTCTTATGATTACATCCTTTACTTTAGAGATTGCAGTATCCTGTCCCTTTACTCTTTTTCCAAGTTCTTCTTCTATACGTTCTATTTTATCTTTTGATAATTCTTCCCAAGGGCTTACTTTTTCACCATATTTAAATAAGTTTATAAGTTTCTCAAATGACATTCTTTCACTCATTTGACGTGATAATTTCATCATTTGTGCAATGTCTTTTAATGAGAAACCATCTAATGCATCAATAAGATCATCCTTTGCTGTTTTATCTGAAATAATATTTTGAGTAATGTTTAAACAAGCCCTATTTGTATCAATGAAATGTTCTCTTTCATTGTGCCCAGGCATTGGGATACTTACAGAACTAACCATAGAGTTATTTAAATAGTATGCTGGAGGAATCATTGCATTATTATGTGCAACAATAACTACGATATTTCCTATATTAGCAAAATTAGAATCTAGCATATTATATGATTGACTCACTTCAAGAGTTTTTCCTAAAGTTGCTAGATAGTCTCTTTCTTTTTCTGATAATGAATTTGCATTTCCAAATATATAATCAGAATAATCCAGAACAAAGGCAGTTTTCTGATGACTATTTTTCATAACATTTAACATATATGGAAAAAAATTATTAGGCGATTTATAGCAATTTCCACTTTGAGTTGTATTCTCACTCATATCAAAATCATCTAAATCATAAGCATCCGTTGAAGTTTCTTGAGTGTTTATATTATCAATATCTGTAACTTCATCTGAAACACTATAATCTATCCCATCAATTCGATCCCATTTAATAACTTGCTTAAATCCTTTATCCCGTATATAAGAAATAAGTGTATTAATTACAGAGTCATATTTTCCAGAATTTTTAGGATTAAGCATTATATCAGCTGTATTTCCAAAAACAATAATAGAAGATTTATAACCTATATCTCTACTAAAACGTTCAATCCAAAGATTTAATTCTCTATCTGCCATTACGCTTTTCTCCCTTCATTAGTTGGTAAAGTGTTTGCATCCATCGAAAGTTTATCAGGATTTTCCCATAAAACTCTTTCATCAGATAATTTTATAGAATATACTTTTTCAAGATCAACATTAAATTTTTCAATATCTTTTAAACATGTCATTCCAACATAGTTATCAAATTTATATGCAATCTTTCCACGTAAATCTACATTACATATTGCACGTTTCCCAGATGGTTGCTTAGCAACAATCTTTACATAATTTTTTCCATCTCTCTGTACTAGTTGAGGTTTTTCAACTGTAAACTCTTGTTTTTGAAGTTGTTTTATAATAGATATTACAATTTCTCTACGAGTTTCTTCAGAAATAAGGGTTTCATCCACTTCATTTTCAAGTTCAACTACTTTTTTTTCAATAGTATTTGAGTCTATTGCCCCACTTTCAAGAGCAGATCTAAGTTTATTTATTTTATTTAAAAATTCCTGTGTTTTTTCTTGATTTTCAATTTTTTCTGATTTTAAACGACTTTCAGCTTCATTAATAGCCTGAGCCACATTCTTTTGATGATGCTTTTTGACTGTGTTTTCCTTCCAGTCAGAAGCTTTTTTTTCAGCTTCAGAAATAATGGCAGCTGAGATTTCTTTAAGTTCTGTAGAAGAAGATAGTTTTCCATTTTCAATATCTTTTCTAAGTTCTTGCATTTTTGATATAGAATAATTAACAACAATAGGATTCGTAATTGTTTGAAGTATTTTAAAATATTCATTCATTAACTCACTTTGTTGTTGCTCTCTTTCAGCACGTAGAGTGGCGACTCTCATACGTTCAGAACGATCAAATTCTTCACGGGCTTCAGTTGCTAATGATGACATACTTCTAATATATGATCCAATCTCAAAGCTTATATCTCTAGCACTTTCAGGATCAGACACTAATAAATCTCTAATTCTAGCAAGATCTGATTCTAGTCTACTCATTTCAGATGGGATATAGGCTGAAAGTCCATGACTTAGCATTTCTTTGTATTGTTGCTCATAACGACGATAAAATTCTTCTGTTGTTGCAGCAATTCTGTTTAAATAAATTTGTCTTCTACGTTCAGCTTCTAACTGATAAGAATATTCATATGACCTACTCATAGCTCCCCCTTATTTCTTTTTTTTCTTAGCTTTCTTTTTATTATCTTTATTTGCTGTTTTTTCTTCTTGTTTTGTAGTTAAATATGAGTCAAGAGTCATAGTTTCAATATTATTAGCAATAGCAATATTTCCAAGGTTAGTATCATCAGTTAAAAGTATTGGTTTCTTTGTACAATATTTAATTGCAATTGAAAGAATTTTATTATCATTTTTTTCTTTAACTAAATCTTTTGATAATAACTCTGGATAACTTGATTCTTTAATATTTAACCAGTCACATTTACTGTATTTACTTATATTTCTAATTACTTCTCTAGCTTTATGGGCTGTTTCTTCATTCTCTGAATTTTTAAGTCCATCCAATTCATCTAATACAATCATTGGGATAACTAACAAAGTTTTCTTTCCATCAAACCATGAAATTAGATTGGGCTCATTCAGTAGTGTACAAGTATCTACTATATACACTTTACTAAATTTCATAAATGAATCATCAAAGAATGTAGCAAGAGCATTTCTTAAACCATCTATATTCTTCTTAACATTCATAAATGGATTGTCTGTTTTAAGAAATTCATCTAAATTAAATACTTTATTTATAAATTCTTCTTCCTCTTTTTTCCATTGTCTAACTTTTTCATAGAGGTCTTTTAAAATATCCTTATGTGCAAGTACTATCTCATTATATTTTTCATTACTTACTGTTTTGTATAAATTTAATTCAGGAATTAATTTTTCAACTTGAAGAGATATTCTTTTCAAAATGAGAATAATCTTCTCTACAATTGTGTATTCCTCTATTTCAAAAAGATTTTCGTCTTTAAATTTATTAAAGAAATTAAGAATACTTTTTTCAGAATACAGATACTTTTGTAATTCCATTTTTGTAATCCAATTTATATGAGCCTTTTTAGCAGATGCAATTACTTCCCAGAAACTCCAAATATCTTCCAATGAATCCTGTACTCCAACATGTTCAATCACAATTTGCATCATTTTTTGGAATAAGGAATCATCTTGCTTAAAAGTATTAATTTGAGCATAGTCATTTATTATTTTTTTTGCATTTTCTATATTTTTACTGTACTTAATAATATAGTCTTCATCAATGAGAAATTTTTCTTTATCTGTAGCTAAAATTGCATTTTTTCCATAAAAATCTTTACTTTTTTCATTAAATGATTCAATAATTTTAGCTTTATCAGCAAGTTCTTTATTTTCAGAGATTATACTAGAGACATATTCTAAAAATAAATCTTTTAAACCAAGTTCATAGAGTGCAAATAATATAATATTATCTTGAGTATAGTATTTAGCTACTATATTTGCTATAGTATTTGGTAAATTATTTTTATATTCTTTTGGAATATATGCAATTGGAATATCCTTAAATATTTCTCCAGCTGACACAGTTATCATACAAGCTTTTATTGAATTGCTAATGTTGAAATACAGACCTTGAGTATTTAAGTCATAATCTGGAATATGAATAATTAATTGCATTTTTGATTTTTTAACTTCAAATTTATCAGCACCAAATACTATCCCTATTCTAATATTTTTTTTGTTTGGTTGATTAATTTTTACATCCTGATAATATTTTGCTTCAACACAGAATAAGTCATCTTTTTTTATGAATTCTCCTATAAGGTTGTTTATTTCATCAATTGATACTAATTTTTTTATTTCATCATCTGGATTTTTTATTTCAATAGATGGTAAATTTTTTAACTCATCTGTATAGGGGACAACAAATTTTTTTAGGCTTATTTCATCTATATATTGGTCATCCATACCAGAAATTTTCCATTTCATTCTATCAACAAGTTCAACTTTTCTAATAATATTCTTCCAATACAAATTAGCACTTAATTGGTTAATACTTTCTATTTTAGTAGTAGCTCTAAGCCAATTTAGTATATTTTGTTTTTTATCATTTTGAATTTTTGAAAACCATTCTCTTATCATTCCTTCTGGAAATTCAGCATCATAGGGATCATCAATATCAATGATATGAATACCAGTAGCTTCTTCTTTATAAAGATTTGTCTCACCTTTTAAGAGCTTATCCACAAGATCATAGTAGATAGAAAATGTCTCTTCAGAAGAAACTCCAGGCAATAAGCCTTGTGTCTGCATTTCACGTCCCATTGGAGTTAATCTTAAATGATTCATAGGAATTGTATTTAGTTCAGTTTCATCATCGATTCCAGAAATAATAATTGCCCCAATATCTTGAAGTGAAATTAATACTGGACGAATTAATAAATCAGCATCAGATATAGTGAAAAACTGTTCAAAAAAGTTAGCAATAGAAAATTCAGAATAATTTGATAATTTTTCACATCTAGTTATAGCTTCTAAAATAACCCACTCAATAGCAGTGGATTTTCTAGATGTAAAATGAGAAACCTTAGCTTTATATAGTATGCAGGGATATGATAGTGTCACTTCTGTAAAATTCATAATTTACCTCCCATTTCCTCATATTCATCAATAATTTTTTCTTCAATTTCAGGACTAATAATTTTATCACAGTTCTTAAAACAACCCTTTCTATATAAGGTTTCCATAATATTTTTATATACTGGTGCAGTTTTAAATCCAGGCATATCCATATTAGGAAGTTGTACAGATTGATTTTCATACATATGTTTAGCTCCTACAATAAAAAGTAGTTCTTGAGCACGTGAGAATGCAACATTAATACGCTCAAATGCAACTACGTGCTTACTAGCTCTTCCTTTTTCATTATTTCTTACCAAACTTGTAATGATAATATTCTTTTCTTTACCTTGAAATCTGTCAACAGTATTTATGTCTACATTAATAGCTGAAAAATCGTAAGTTTTTTTAGCTTTACGAAAGGCATCTCTAATCTCATTTACTTGCATTTGATAAAAACTAATTACTCCAACAGTCTTTTGTTTATCCTTATTATATCCTTGCTCTTTATAAGCATCAGCTATTTTCTTTAATAATTCTATTACAATATATTTTTCTAAAATATTGTAATTAGAAGTACTATTGTTAGGTCTTACTTCATAAATAGGTTTATTACTTGGTGTGCAAGAAGAGTCAATCCAATAGGCATGTCTTTCTGGTATTATAAATGTACTTTCATCTATACCTTTGATGGTTAAATTATGATTTTTTTCCATTATTTCTACTTCTTTTGAATTTCCACATGATAAACGTTGCTCATAAAATCTATTAATTATATCCATAATATCTGTATGCATACGATATTGTACAAGTAGTGAGTGCTTTATATTTTCATCAGCTTGCTCAAAATAGACCTTAAACAAAGATGATGTAACCATTTTTTTAAATCTTCTAAAGTTTTCTTGAGTAAGTAAATCTCTTATCTCTTCAGGGATACTATCTTGATTTTCAATTAATTCTCTATATGATTCCTCATGTTCTTTGAACATTGGAGGTAACTGTCTATGATCTCCTACTAATATAGCTTTACGTGCTTTCATCAATGGAATAAGTAATTCTGGTGGAGTTGCTTTACTAACTTCATCAATAATTACAACATCAAAATCATTATATCCATTGTCAGAAAGATTTCTCATATTATCAGTACAAGAAATACCTACAACATTACATGCATTTATATAAATTTGTTGATAATGTTCTTGATCATCTTTAAAAGAATTTACATCATCTAAATGCTCTTTAAAACTCCTAATTGTTTTTTCCCAATCATTTCTAATAACACTTTGTTCTCTAAGTAGTTCTATATTTTTCTTTTTTTGTGACTCAATGTGTTCTATAATATCATTAGCTGATGTTGCTTCTATTTGATATTTTTCCCGCAATTCAAGTAAAGTATCTTTTTTAGAACGAATCTGACTTATAGTTTCTTCTATATCACTTTTTATTTTATTTATATTATTTTGAGAAATCTCTCTTTTTTTTATGATATCAGAAACATCGATCTTATCTAAAGAATCTATAACTTTCTTTGTAGTATCCAAGGAAATATCTAATGCTTGTTCCCATTTTTTTATTAATTCTTCAAATATTTTAAGCCATTTATCTGTATCACCAGATTCAATATCATTAATTATTTCTGTCTGCAAAATGGCACGTTCTATGTTAGAGATGCTAATTATAGAAGATGAAAACTTAAGTTCATCAATTTTTTTCTGAAGAGTTTTCATTTTTTTTCTATACTCTGCAATAGCATCTGTATCATCTATGTTATCAAGTAATTTCTCCTTTACTTCAACTAGTTGAGACTTAAGAATTATTACTTCTCCATTATTACTGCTATCTTTTCCTTTAGCATTTTTAATTTTTTCATATAATTCCTTAATAGTTTTTAGATTCTTTGATATCATATATATGCAAGCTTGCTCTGTACCAAGCCCCATTATATCGAGATCAAGCTTACCTGAAGTTAAGAAAATTCCTTTTTTTGTTGTATTATCAATAAGTTCATTTAAATTTTTCTCAAAAATTTTAAGTACATAGTCTGATAGATAAAATTGAGAGTCAGAGTTACCTTTTAAACATTCTTCCGCTAAAGCATACTGATGTTTATCTTCTTCAATTCTGGTATTTCTATTATTTGCATTTTCTAAATCTTTTGTTAAGAGAACAAATTTTTCCTTTTCTTCATATTGTTGTTGATTTAAATCAGATAAAACATCATTTAAATGTGTAATATCTTCATTGAATAAACTTGCATCACGAATATCTGTATCGTATTGAACACCATCACTTTCAAGAGAATCCCATAAGTTAAGCCAATTTTTTGATACCTGAGCTGATAAAGCACGATAATAGTACTTAAGTGCCTCATCTTCAGCAAATTTACTTGTATTTGAATCTTCAGATTTTCTTTTTCTTCGTCCTTTTTGACCTAATCTAATAGCTCTGATTTCTGGAGAGTCAATAAGTCTTTCTAATGCATTATCTACAGCATCATTTGATTGAGATGCAATTAATACTCTATTTCCTCTACGAACAAATTGATAAATAGCTTCTGCTATAACAGTTGTCTTACCAGTTCCAGGAGGTCCCTGAATTAAGCAAAGATCAGGTGCTGCTAACATTTTGTAGACAGCTTCTTTTTGATTTTCATTTCTTTCAATCCTAGGATTAAGCCATGTATCTATACTCTCATCATTGTCTTCTCCAGGAGTTCTTGCATTTCTAACATTGAATAGCCACATTGCAAGATTAGGAGAATAACATTGATCCCTTTCTAATTGTTCAATTGCTTGTTCAAATCTTCTAATAAGAACAAAATCTCCAATAGCAGACAAAGCTAGAAATCCATCTTTATAATAATTACCTAAAATATTGTTATATACATAATCAACTATTTCTTCATCTTTTGAAATAGATTGATTTATTTCATCAAGATCACGAGAATTAAGGTCATAAGCTACTTGAACTATATAAGGATTTTCAAAAATATCATAAATTTTTCTTTCAAGATTATCCTCTTCAGAGTCTCCATTCATCAATCCTTCGTTTATAATATCATAATTTTCTTTATATTCATCTTCAAAATACTCGGAATTATCTTTAAGGTAGTATTCATTAACTATTCCTTTATAACGACCTAAGTCTATACTATTATATCTTTTCTTTTTACTATTGGCATCACCTATGAAATCAAAATACCATTTATTCTTAGAGTAGTTATTGTCAAAAACTTGAATATCTCTGTTTAGATACTTTTTGAAACTTTTAAATTCATCTTGATTTTTAAATACAAGCCAAAAAATAAGTTTTTTCTTTTCTTCATCAAATCCAACTTTAAAATACTTACAACCATAAATTTGACGGCTAGCTAATTCTCTTCTCCAAGCAAGATATTCTTTCCATTCCTCTAGTTTTTCAGCTGTATATTTTGTAAGAGAATTTGCTCTATTTAAGATATCAAAGAGAAAATTAGCCCGAATTCTTTCTGGTGTACGATATGGAGTTGCCACACCACCTACTTCAAAGCTTAATAATTTAGTATCCATAATTTCAAATACAGATTCAACTATAAACTCTTTACTAGCAATATGACCTTTAAATAATAATGATACCCCATCAGGCAAATAATTTTCCATAAAATCTCCAGGAGTTCTTTCTGGTCTAATTCCCAGTAACTTTATATCACGACCAATTTCATTAGTAAAGGTTAAATTTCTAATATACATTTGTTTTTTAAAACCTTCTGGAAACATTCCTTCCAAAATTAGTTGCATTCTGCTATCTGATGGTAATTCTTTTAATTTAGGAAATCTTTTCACTAATGCAATTTCACTTCTTTTTAATCTTTCATTCCTTTCTTCATTGTCATTTAATCTGATACAAATATTTTCATCATAAAAATACATATCAGAATTATCTATAGCATCATCATTATCGTCATATCCATCCTTCTCCTCATCTTCATCATATCCATTATCATCATATTCATCATAGTCTTCCTCATACGAATTATTTAAGTAACTTTCATCCATTAATTATTCTCCCCCTTTAAAATAAAATAAAAACAAAAAGCCAAATATCAATATACTCCTCAATTGCGATATTTGGTCTAAAAAACCCCTATTAACCCCCTATTAAAAAATTTTTAGATATTTTATTTTAATATTAACTTAAGTAGTATTATATATCATCATTCGTACAAAGTCAATAATAAAAATACATTTTAAATTATTTATGAATAATTAGATATTATTTTAAATTAATTTTTTTATATCATAATTTAAAAAATATTTAATTAATAATATAAAAAAAGAGAAATTTTAAGTTATTATTCTCAAAAATTCTCTTAATTCTATCAGTTCATAGTCTAAACTTTTTTATTAACACTATTTGACAAAATAATCCAACTTTTATAGACAATTTTTGCACCTAGATGCATTTTTTGTCTGACTATTATCCTTCTATCTTTATTCCATTTAAATAAACAAATTTAATTGTACTTGCTCCAGAAAATTTATCTACATTAATATCTATAGATTCTTTAACTACATTCTCTAAAGAATGATATAGTACTTTAAATCTTTTTTAACGTTTGTCCTTTTTTAGTAACTTTAAAATCAGGAGAATGACTTGTGATTTCCTGCCAAGCTTTTTCACAAAGTTCTCTAGGTTTTATAAAATCTCCTAAATAATATTAATTTATCTTTTCTATTAATCCCACATATTCAATATGGCTAGTTTGAAAGATTAATAGTGATCAAATGTGAAAATAACATCTTCAGTTTTTATCATTGATAAATCTAAGCTTCCTGGATTTTTTATTTTTATTACACGCTTTGCATGGTTCATGACTAAATCATCATAAAGATTTCTTACTAATCTACCATTTGCAAAATTCTTATCTTTTAATGTTATTTGTTTCTCAAAATACAAATGTATTTTTTCTTTTGCTTCTTCTTCTAGAGTATAATCATTATTTTTACACATAGAGATCAGTATTTTATCTAATTCATCTGAATTGTAGTCATCAAATTCTATAAATGTATTAAATCTTGATTTTAAACCAGGATTAGATTCAAAAAATTTATTCATAGGTTCAGTATATCCAGCAACAATTACAACAAGATCTCCTCTATAATCCTCTAAGGCTTTAGTTAGTTCAGTCAAGCATTCTTTACCATAAGAGTCAGAGTGATCATTTTCTGTAATACTATATGCTTCATCAATAAAAAGAACACCACCTTTAGCTAAATCAATTACCTTCTTTACTTTAAGTGCTGTTTGACCTTGATATCCAGCAATCAAATCGGTTCTTGATACTTCAACAAAATGTCCTTTTGAAAGTAATCCTATTCTCTTATAAATTCTTCCTACAATTCTAGCCACTGTAGTTTTCCCTGTTCCTGGATTTCCCACAAAAGCAAGATGTAATGTATTTTTAACAGAATGAAGATTTTTTTCTTGACGAAGTTTCTGAATTTTTTGGTATATAATTAAGTCTTGAACTTTATTTTTAACTTTTTCTAAACCTATAAGAGAATTCAATTCATCTAATAAATCTTGTAAAGTTCTTCTATCTGTATCAATATTTTCACTTGGTTTACAAATTCTTTTTATAGTTAAATAACCATAAAATTCAATTAAATTTGAATTTACAAGTTGTGCTGTCCTTTTAATTTCAAGTTTATAGTTATGGTTATTAATAATTTCTGAAATTTTTTTTAGAAGAGTAATTGTGGCAGATTTGCTATTATTTTCTACAATCATATTGGCTAGTTTTATTATTTCTCCACAAGAATTAGTTAGTGTATCTAATTTAGATGTATTATTCATAAATATTTCTATATATTTATCCATTATATCACCTTTTAAGAAGTAGAATTAACTCAAAAATTGCTAGACCTATTGCACTTCCAGTAAGCCAGTATGCATACTTTACTTTCTTTGTTAAAGATAAAAGTGTATCATTAGTTCTTTGTGTAATATCTATAATATATTTGTTTACTTCTACTTTGTTTTTCTGAATAATAGAAAGGAGGATTTCATCTCTTTTTTTACTTTCATCTAGTGTAGAAGAGTGATTTTCAATATTTTTCCATATTTGATCAATGTCATTTAAATGCTTATATTTATCAAGTTTATCTTTAAAACTTTTTAATATAGTTATATTTTTTGAAACATTCTCCATATTTTTATCTATTTCAGATAGTTGTTTAGTCAATTCATTATGTTCTTTAACCAATTCATTATGTTGTATTTTAATATTGTCATTTATTTCTTTTATTGCCTTTAAATTAATAAAAAACTGTTCCTCTCTTTTTTTACTTTCATTTAGTATAGAAGAGAAATTTTTAATATCTCTCCATATTTGATCAATATCATTTAAATGCTCATATTTATCAAGTTTATTTTTAAAAGTTTTTAGTATAGTTATATTTTTATCTGTTTCAGATTGATGTGTATCTAATTTAATATATTGTTTTTCAAGTTTTTCCTTCTCTTTTTTTAATGTATCTTGTTGTTTTATAATATCATTATTTGCTATTTCTATTGTTTTTAAATTAATAAGAAACTGCTCTTCTTTTCTTTTACTTTCAGCTAATATAGAAGAATGATTTTCAATATCTCTCCATATTTGATCAATATCATTTAAATGCCTATATTCTTCAAGTTTGTCTTTAAAAATTTTTAGTGCACTTACAATTTTTGAAATACTCTCTACACTTTTATTTATCTCAACTTGATGCATATCTAATTTATTTTGCTGATTTTCAAGTTTTTCATTATGTTGTTTTAAAATATTTTGTTGAATCCTAACATCATTGCTAGTTTTTTCTATAGCTTTAACATTAGCAACAATACTAGTTATATAATCTTTATCAAGGACATCAAGTGCATTATAGATTTCTCTAAATTCTCTGATTATTTTATTATTTGTTTCATTAACAGCAACAAAATGTCTCTGGATAACGCTTAGTTTTTTATTCAAGTCTTCTCCAGTTACTTTATAATCAAAGATACCAAAACAACTATCTGTAGGAACACTAGTTATCTCGAGGTCAGCTTCATTTTTTTCAGAAAAATCCTTCAACCTATTTTTAGCTATTTCAAAACTATGTTGTTTAATTGCAATTTCATTCATAAATTTCTCCCCTCACTTTTTTAACTTATTGTAAATTAGATTATAATATTAAGATTTCTTATTAGTAATACTTTTCTTTCCCCTTCTAAAAAATAAATAACTTTTTCACTATTTCCATTCTCCAATTAAATCATCTAAATCATCATTAATTTTATCAATTTCTTCATTAATTTTTTGATCCTCTTCATCTATTACTAACATTTGATCATTTTCAGAAAACTCTTCAACAAAATCTTCCATGATATTTTTATATGAATCTCTTATTATAGACTCAGCTTTTTGATATCTTTCTGAAATATTAGATTGAGTGCTTTCTTTGTCTCTTTCAAGTAAAACTTCATTTATTATTTGAATTTGATGCTGTTTAATAATAACTTGATTTCCTTTTTCTAATATTGCTTTTGTAGCTTCTGCCTTTTGTTTTTTAGCTATAAATTTATCAATAAGGTTAATACCAATAGCACCAATGAGCCCACTCACTAAACTTGCTAAAAACATCCCTATTACATTTGCTAAAGAACCTAATAAAGGAAGTTCTATCTGCATTCCTGGAACGGATAACAGAAGTTTTTCAAATAAATCTCCAAGAAAAATTGCCCCACCAGCAACTAAACCTACAGTAATTATCTTACCCACTTGTGCAACTTTAATACTAAATGGTTTATTCTTATTTTCCTTATTTCTAAGGTACCTTATGGCTTCTATTAATGATGAAACTCCTTGCTTAATAAGACTTGAAAGTTTTTTGAAGGTACTTACAATAGGGCCAAAAATTTCAGATACTATAGTACCTATAGCACTAGATACACCTGTGTGTAAGATATTGATTATCTTTTTTAAGAATGATTTTATTGAATTTTTGAGTTCTTCTAAAAAGTTTTTAAATGATTTAGCTTTACTCTTTAAAAATCTTATGAAACCATTCATCACTTCCTTAAGAAGTGAAAATAAGCCAGTAACTGCCATTTGTTTCAAAGCATCTTTTCCAGCTTTCTTTGCAGTTTCTTTAGCTACACCTTTCATAATCTTTCTATTAATAGCTTTTCTTGCTTCAGTATCCTTTTCCTTCATAAGTTCATCATCTGCATCAAGTTTATCATTTAAACGCTTATCATTCTTTTCTTTTTCCATTTGTTTTTCAAGATCAGACTTATTAGAATTATCAACTTTTTTATTAGCACGTTCATTTTGTTCTCTAAGGTCTTTTTCTCTTTGTTCTCTTTTAGCAGGATCAGTATATTCATCAATACTTTTAGCACCTTTACTTTTATTTAAAGACTCATTAGTAGCTTTAAGGTTTTCATCCATGTTAGCAAGGTCTTTTGTATCTATTCCTGCTTGTTTCCTACGGGCATTTTCATACAGTTCTTTTCTTGAAACCACATGATCTAAATTTGCCTTATCATTTTGATTAATGTTTTTTCCAGTATACTCATCTTTCAAATTACCAGAAAGTTGCTGATCCTTCATTGTCTTATTTGCTTCTTTATATCTAGGATCTTGCATGACTTCTTTCCCAACATCATCATATGTTTCTCCTTGATGTTCCCTGTTATATTTCTGATTTAAGGTCTCATTAGTTATATCCAAGCCAATTTGATTGCCAAATTGAGTCCAAATTTCATTAAGTATGATTTCTCCTAAGGCATCAGGGTTTCCTATTTTTTCTTTTTCTTCTTTTAAAAATTCTAGGTTTGATAGATCTTCTTCTAATTGACTTTGAAGTTCTTTTTCTAATTCATCAAAATCAAATGATTCCATGAGGTATTCATTCAATTCTTCTTCTTGATCAAGAATAGCATTTTTTTTAGTCATAATTTTATCCTTTCATAATTTAAATCAAATTTTTTCTATCAATCCCACACACTCAATATGGCTAGTTTGTGGGAACATATCCACAGCTTGTAGTTTCTTTAAAACATAGCCCTTTTCAGAAAATAGCTTCACATCTCTTGCAAATGTAGA includes the following:
- a CDS encoding PIN domain-containing protein produces the protein MNFTEVTLSYPCILYKAKVSHFTSRKSTAIEWVILEAITRCEKLSNYSEFSIANFFEQFFTISDADLLIRPVLISLQDIGAIIISGIDDETELNTIPMNHLRLTPMGREMQTQGLLPGVSSEETFSIYYDLVDKLLKGETNLYKEEATGIHIIDIDDPYDAEFPEGMIREWFSKIQNDKKQNILNWLRATTKIESINQLSANLYWKNIIRKVELVDRMKWKISGMDDQYIDEISLKKFVVPYTDELKNLPSIEIKNPDDEIKKLVSIDEINNLIGEFIKKDDLFCVEAKYYQDVKINQPNKKNIRIGIVFGADKFEVKKSKMQLIIHIPDYDLNTQGLYFNISNSIKACMITVSAGEIFKDIPIAYIPKEYKNNLPNTIANIVAKYYTQDNIILFALYELGLKDLFLEYVSSIISENKELADKAKIIESFNEKSKDFYGKNAILATDKEKFLIDEDYIIKYSKNIENAKKIINDYAQINTFKQDDSLFQKMMQIVIEHVGVQDSLEDIWSFWEVIASAKKAHINWITKMELQKYLYSEKSILNFFNKFKDENLFEIEEYTIVEKIILILKRISLQVEKLIPELNLYKTVSNEKYNEIVLAHKDILKDLYEKVRQWKKEEEEFINKVFNLDEFLKTDNPFMNVKKNIDGLRNALATFFDDSFMKFSKVYIVDTCTLLNEPNLISWFDGKKTLLVIPMIVLDELDGLKNSENEETAHKAREVIRNISKYSKCDWLNIKESSYPELLSKDLVKEKNDNKILSIAIKYCTKKPILLTDDTNLGNIAIANNIETMTLDSYLTTKQEEKTANKDNKKKAKKKKK
- a CDS encoding AAA family ATPase, with amino-acid sequence MADRELNLWIERFSRDIGYKSSIIVFGNTADIMLNPKNSGKYDSVINTLISYIRDKGFKQVIKWDRIDGIDYSVSDEVTDIDNINTQETSTDAYDLDDFDMSENTTQSGNCYKSPNNFFPYMLNVMKNSHQKTAFVLDYSDYIFGNANSLSEKERDYLATLGKTLEVSQSYNMLDSNFANIGNIVVIVAHNNAMIPPAYYLNNSMVSSVSIPMPGHNEREHFIDTNRACLNITQNIISDKTAKDDLIDALDGFSLKDIAQMMKLSRQMSERMSFEKLINLFKYGEKVSPWEELSKDKIERIEEELGKRVKGQDTAISKVKDVIIRAYTGFSGLQHSSKQKKPKGTLFFVGPTGVGKTELAKSLASFVFGDENACIRFDMSEYNHEHSDQRLVGAPPGYVGYEAGGQLTNAVKEKPFCVLLFDEIEKAHGRILDKFLQILEDGRLTDGKGETVYFSETIIIFTSNIGAAEVDSNMNPKEVKKEFVKKVQDHFIEVLGRPELLNRIGDNIVAFNFIDDPNVFTKIAKLKFKTIENFVEERYGAKIDFEDEDKIFASIGKKAGKQNGGRGLLNVMETVIINPLSEFIFERSDMLRSRKIIIKQLFPDKPELCQFDFELK